The genomic window GTTGGCCAGGACATCCAGTTTCGATACATCGCCCACCATCACCACCTCGAAAATCCCGTCAGTCAATCGGGCTTCAGGGGCCACCCACATGCCTCCGCCGAAATATTGCCCGTTGGCTATCACAATGGAACTGGCCACCATTTCAAATTCTTCCTGATCATCAAGGTTTACAAGAACCCGTTTATTATAATAACGGAACAGGGTCACCAAAAGCCCTTTTAAAAAGCTTAACTTTCCTCCCAGCCTTTTTGAATGGCTGTTTACGTAGCGGACCAGATCTCCACCAAAACCCACATCGGTTACATTGGCAAAATAACGCTGCGCCACCTGGCCCTTAAGATCGATAAATTCGCATTGGCCGATATCAATGGGCTGAGCAAAACCCTGAAGGGCCTGCCGGGCGGCCTGGGAAAGGTTATGAGAAATGCCCAGGGAGCGTACCAGGTCGGCCCCGGTCCCATTCGGCAGAAGGGCCAATGGAACCCTATTGGCAGAGTGTTTTAAAAGCCCGTTGACCACTTCATTGATCGTACCATCACCTCCGTGGACGGCAATGGTGGTAAAGCCAAGGTCAATAGCCCTCCGGGCCAGTTCCCCGGCGTGGCCGGGGTGGGTCGTCTGCCAGGCTTCGAAAGGCGGCAGGATATTCCTCCACTGCCCAGA from Deltaproteobacteria bacterium includes these protein-coding regions:
- a CDS encoding diacylglycerol kinase family lipid kinase, with the translated sequence SGQWRNILPPFEAWQTTHPGHAGELARRAIDLGFTTIAVHGGDGTINEVVNGLLKHSANRVPLALLPNGTGADLVRSLGISHNLSQAARQALQGFAQPIDIGQCEFIDLKGQVAQRYFANVTDVGFGGDLVRYVNSHSKRLGGKLSFLKGLLVTLFRYYNKRVLVNLDDQEEFEMVASSIVIANGQYFGGGMWVAPEARLTDGIFEVVMVGDVSKLDVLANTKRLYQGTLAEHPKVKTAKSRIVSFTSEEEVLIDLDGELVGRLPARFQILPQRLSVIY